The proteins below are encoded in one region of Maribacter aestuarii:
- a CDS encoding nucleoside deaminase, producing MIIPYDDTYFMKKALQEAEYAFENDEIPVGAVVVVKDRIIARAHNLTEKLNDVTAHAEMQAITAAANFLGGKYLKDCTLYVTLEPCQMCAGALYWSQIGKIIFGASDPQRGCIAMKTTLHPKTTIIGGLLDQEASELLLRFFEKRRK from the coding sequence ATGATAATTCCCTACGATGACACTTATTTTATGAAGAAAGCCCTTCAAGAAGCGGAGTACGCCTTTGAAAATGATGAGATTCCGGTGGGTGCTGTAGTCGTGGTAAAGGATAGGATTATTGCCAGGGCACACAACCTAACCGAAAAATTGAATGATGTTACCGCCCATGCGGAGATGCAGGCCATTACCGCAGCAGCAAATTTTCTTGGGGGCAAATATTTAAAGGATTGCACGTTGTACGTTACGTTAGAACCTTGTCAGATGTGCGCAGGGGCCCTTTATTGGAGTCAGATCGGGAAAATCATATTTGGTGCTAGCGATCCGCAGCGCGGTTGTATCGCTATGAAAACAACGCTACATCCAAAAACAACAATAATAGGAGGGCTACTAGATCAGGAAGCTTCTGAATTATTACTTCGTTTTTTTGAAAAAAGACGGAAGTAA
- a CDS encoding chloride channel protein, with protein MPTRQQKLFTKFIKWRYKNISNKTFIHIMAVVVGLLAGLAAVTLKNLTYFIESSLESGIIVSRNQLYFILPIIGLTLVFLYVKFVHKERLEHAISSILFALSKKKGLIDLKKIFTPLITAPLTVGFGGSVGLLGPAVASGSAISSNLGRFLHINAKTRSLLIACASAGAIASIFQSPIAAIIFAVEVFSMDFTMLSMLPLLLASISGVLTSYFFLGNEVLFYFSLTDSFQIADTFFYIILGVGTAIASIYFTKMYFGIFRLFEPLKSPKYRLLVGGIAIGIMLYFIPPLYGEGFGFINNLLKGNHIEALGTTPFETHMDNIWVVIALLFGLTIFKAVAMTTTFAAGGAGGIFIPTMVMGSALGNVVAKVINNSGLGFAVSESNFTLIGMAGLIAGVLHAPLTAIFLIAEITGGYELFVPLMITAAISYLITKNTLDHTIYTRELAEKGALLTHDKDKNVLTVMQLDDVIEKDFKVVHPDMLLGEMLHDSVSKSTRNLYPVVNEANVLVGIVLLDDIREFMFDTALYDTTTVATFMNQPPDVIFYGQDSMEKVMEKFQKSGAWNLPVVKKGSYYGFVSKSKLLTAYRRELINFTGT; from the coding sequence ATGCCAACCCGACAGCAAAAGCTCTTCACCAAATTTATAAAGTGGAGATATAAAAATATCTCCAACAAGACTTTTATCCATATCATGGCGGTGGTAGTTGGCTTGTTGGCTGGACTAGCTGCGGTTACGCTTAAAAACCTTACCTATTTTATCGAGTCTTCCCTAGAAAGTGGAATTATAGTTTCTAGAAACCAATTGTACTTTATCCTTCCCATCATAGGGCTTACCTTGGTTTTTCTATATGTAAAATTTGTACATAAGGAAAGACTGGAGCATGCCATTTCATCCATATTGTTTGCGCTTTCCAAAAAGAAGGGTCTCATTGACCTCAAAAAAATATTCACGCCTTTGATTACAGCCCCCCTCACTGTAGGGTTTGGAGGGTCGGTAGGCTTGTTAGGGCCAGCAGTAGCTTCAGGCTCTGCCATAAGCTCAAACCTGGGGCGTTTTTTACACATAAATGCAAAAACCCGCTCCCTATTGATCGCTTGTGCATCCGCTGGTGCCATAGCCTCCATTTTTCAATCACCCATAGCCGCTATTATTTTTGCAGTTGAAGTCTTTAGCATGGATTTTACGATGCTGTCCATGCTCCCATTACTATTAGCCTCCATATCTGGCGTACTTACATCCTATTTTTTTCTTGGCAACGAAGTCCTCTTCTATTTTTCCCTAACAGATAGTTTTCAGATAGCCGATACTTTTTTCTACATTATTTTAGGTGTAGGTACGGCTATAGCCTCCATTTACTTTACTAAAATGTACTTTGGAATATTTCGGTTATTTGAACCTTTAAAAAGTCCTAAATACCGGTTACTAGTTGGGGGTATAGCCATAGGAATCATGTTGTACTTTATCCCTCCGTTATACGGGGAAGGTTTTGGTTTTATAAACAACCTCCTCAAAGGAAATCATATCGAAGCCTTGGGAACTACTCCTTTTGAAACGCATATGGATAACATCTGGGTGGTAATTGCATTGCTTTTCGGCCTTACGATTTTCAAGGCAGTGGCCATGACCACTACGTTCGCAGCCGGGGGTGCCGGTGGAATTTTTATACCCACCATGGTTATGGGCAGTGCCTTGGGTAATGTTGTAGCAAAGGTCATAAATAATTCTGGCCTCGGGTTTGCCGTATCCGAAAGTAATTTTACACTAATCGGTATGGCTGGTTTAATTGCCGGAGTACTTCATGCGCCATTGACGGCTATCTTCTTGATTGCCGAAATAACCGGTGGATATGAACTTTTTGTTCCTTTAATGATTACTGCCGCCATCTCCTACCTCATTACCAAAAATACCTTGGACCATACAATTTATACCCGTGAATTAGCCGAAAAAGGGGCCTTGTTAACACATGACAAGGATAAAAACGTGCTGACGGTTATGCAACTTGACGATGTTATTGAAAAGGATTTCAAAGTCGTTCATCCTGATATGCTTTTAGGAGAAATGCTACATGATTCGGTATCCAAATCCACTAGAAATCTTTATCCCGTAGTTAACGAGGCCAACGTTTTGGTCGGTATTGTTCTTTTGGACGATATTCGGGAGTTCATGTTCGACACTGCCTTATATGACACAACAACCGTAGCCACCTTCATGAACCAGCCCCCAGATGTCATTTTTTATGGTCAGGATAGTATGGAAAAGGTTATGGAAAAATTTCAAAAGAGTGGCGCTTGGAACCTACCCGTAGTGAAAAAAGGAAGCTACTATGGTTTTGTCTCCAAATCGAAATTACTGACAGCCTACCGTAGGGAATTGATCAATTTTACGGGAACTTGA
- a CDS encoding toxin-antitoxin system YwqK family antitoxin, protein MKKFLFIALFALSFGVYAQEVEPKFEKEGDKVKATYFHANGEISQQGYFLNEKLEGQWKMFNEEGEKIAMGNYTNGMKTGKWLFWEGDIVKEVDFDNNRIAAVTNTKNKKPVVVNK, encoded by the coding sequence ATGAAAAAATTCCTATTTATAGCGTTATTCGCCCTTTCTTTTGGAGTTTATGCACAGGAGGTGGAACCGAAGTTTGAGAAAGAAGGTGATAAAGTGAAAGCTACTTATTTTCATGCTAATGGGGAGATATCTCAACAGGGATATTTTTTGAACGAAAAGCTAGAAGGGCAATGGAAGATGTTCAACGAAGAAGGTGAAAAAATTGCCATGGGGAATTATACTAACGGTATGAAAACTGGGAAATGGTTATTTTGGGAAGGCGATATCGTTAAAGAAGTAGATTTCGATAATAATAGAATTGCTGCTGTCACAAATACTAAAAACAAGAAACCAGTAGTGGTGAACAAATAA
- a CDS encoding 1-deoxy-D-xylulose-5-phosphate synthase, with product MSSLLDHINLPKDLKKLKPKQLPQLAQELRDFIIDIVATKEGHLGASLGVVELTIALHYVFDTPYDKLIWDVGHQAYGHKILTGRKDIFHTNRQLNGISGFPKREESMYDVFGTGHSSTSISAILGMAISAQQRGDGKLQHVAIIGDASIASGMAFEGLNHLGVTKANVLIVLNDNAIGIDPSVGALKKYLTNVKKGTAKDENIFECLNLNYTGPIDGHDMDKLLNELERLKSVHGPKLLHVITKKGKGLQKAEENQVTYHAPGKFDKLTGELEKKSFEKLPPKYQDVFGRTIVELARKNKHIVGITPAMPTGSSLKFMMEEIPERAFDVGIAEQHAVTLAAGMAADGLLPFCNIYSTFLQRAYDQVIHDVALQNLPVIFCLDRAGLVGEDGPTHHGVFDIAYLRCIPNLILFSPINEIALRNIMYTAQLGLNNPIAIRYPRGRGTFEDWEKPMQRLEIGLANELKKGEKIAILSHGPIGNTITEILEELQNSKKIGHYDFPFVKPLDEDKLRFIFNDYEFVVTVEDGVAIGGFGSAILEFANANKIIKNIKIFGLPDRFISHGKVDELYKLGGIDKESIKDYLQSIL from the coding sequence ATGAGCAGTCTTTTAGACCATATCAATCTGCCCAAAGACCTTAAAAAGCTTAAACCAAAGCAGTTACCTCAGCTCGCACAAGAACTTAGGGATTTTATCATTGATATTGTTGCTACTAAAGAAGGTCATCTAGGGGCGAGCCTTGGCGTCGTTGAATTGACCATTGCCTTGCATTATGTATTTGATACCCCGTACGACAAACTCATTTGGGATGTTGGACACCAAGCCTACGGACACAAGATATTAACTGGCAGAAAAGACATTTTTCACACCAATAGGCAATTAAATGGTATTAGTGGTTTTCCTAAAAGGGAGGAGAGTATGTATGACGTTTTTGGAACAGGACATAGTTCTACATCCATTTCCGCTATTTTGGGTATGGCCATCTCAGCTCAACAAAGAGGGGACGGCAAACTACAGCATGTAGCCATCATCGGAGATGCATCCATTGCCAGCGGAATGGCATTTGAAGGTCTTAACCATTTAGGCGTTACCAAAGCCAACGTGCTCATTGTACTGAATGACAACGCCATAGGTATTGACCCTAGTGTGGGTGCGTTGAAAAAGTACTTGACCAACGTTAAAAAAGGTACGGCAAAAGACGAGAATATCTTTGAATGTCTAAACTTGAACTATACAGGGCCAATAGACGGTCATGATATGGACAAACTGCTTAATGAGCTAGAAAGATTAAAGTCGGTACACGGACCAAAATTGCTCCATGTTATCACGAAAAAAGGGAAAGGTCTTCAAAAAGCAGAAGAAAATCAGGTTACCTATCATGCGCCAGGCAAGTTCGATAAGCTGACAGGGGAATTGGAGAAAAAATCGTTCGAAAAATTACCTCCAAAATATCAAGACGTATTTGGAAGAACTATTGTAGAACTTGCCCGTAAAAATAAGCACATTGTAGGTATTACCCCAGCCATGCCAACGGGAAGTTCTTTAAAGTTTATGATGGAAGAAATTCCGGAACGGGCTTTTGATGTGGGTATTGCCGAACAACATGCTGTAACCTTGGCGGCAGGTATGGCCGCAGATGGACTTCTTCCTTTTTGCAATATCTATTCTACCTTTTTACAACGGGCCTATGATCAGGTAATACATGATGTAGCCCTCCAAAACCTTCCTGTAATTTTTTGTTTGGATAGGGCCGGTCTTGTTGGAGAAGACGGGCCAACGCACCATGGGGTTTTTGATATTGCGTATTTACGCTGCATTCCAAACCTTATCCTTTTTTCGCCAATCAACGAGATCGCCTTGAGGAATATCATGTATACGGCACAATTAGGCTTAAACAACCCCATCGCTATCCGCTATCCAAGAGGTAGAGGTACGTTTGAGGATTGGGAAAAACCGATGCAAAGATTGGAAATAGGTCTGGCAAATGAACTCAAAAAAGGGGAAAAGATAGCCATTTTGAGTCATGGCCCAATTGGAAATACAATTACGGAAATCTTAGAGGAACTCCAAAACAGCAAGAAAATTGGCCATTATGATTTTCCGTTCGTAAAGCCCCTAGACGAAGACAAATTGAGATTTATCTTTAATGATTACGAGTTTGTAGTGACCGTAGAGGACGGGGTAGCCATAGGTGGGTTTGGAAGCGCAATTCTAGAATTTGCAAACGCAAACAAAATAATAAAGAATATCAAGATATTTGGACTGCCGGATAGGTTCATAAGTCATGGCAAGGTTGATGAACTCTATAAGTTAGGAGGTATAGATAAGGAATCCATTAAAGACTACTTACAAAGTATTTTATGA
- a CDS encoding cold-shock protein, whose amino-acid sequence MTGTVKFFNESKGYGFITNDDTGKDIFVHATALNGTEIREGDKVEYVEEEGRKGTVAGQVQVL is encoded by the coding sequence ATGACTGGCACAGTTAAATTTTTTAATGAATCCAAGGGATATGGCTTTATTACCAACGACGACACCGGGAAGGACATTTTTGTTCATGCGACCGCTCTTAACGGAACTGAGATACGAGAAGGAGACAAAGTAGAATACGTAGAAGAAGAAGGAAGAAAAGGAACTGTTGCAGGACAGGTACAGGTCCTGTAA
- a CDS encoding tetratricopeptide repeat protein yields MEKWLKLFLSALLVFSCNEKKIEQKSELNRELAELKFKEEHNFLQGSPQSMKLLEEAIELDSTYAEALREYSVANLKRGMPLEWKPKFDKAVYHDPKTWQGYRGYLYLWFYRDYKKAIADFDATDTLTPHLDYPQGHSVYFWRGIAYLGLKDYDNSIAYWDKHITKETEDTGEDWVELEAFLYRGIAYHESGNSEKALENFDKVIHYFKQSADAKYYKALVFMEQQKYEEALALVDEAILDFEQEFYNNRAYVETLRQIYRQDLEELRDAIVKGN; encoded by the coding sequence ATGGAAAAGTGGTTGAAATTATTCCTTAGTGCCTTATTGGTCTTTTCTTGTAATGAAAAGAAAATAGAGCAAAAAAGTGAATTAAACAGAGAGCTGGCTGAGCTTAAATTTAAGGAAGAGCATAATTTTCTTCAAGGCTCACCCCAGAGCATGAAATTATTAGAAGAAGCCATAGAATTGGATTCAACATATGCCGAGGCGTTGAGGGAGTATTCTGTTGCTAATTTAAAAAGGGGTATGCCCCTTGAATGGAAACCAAAATTTGATAAAGCGGTTTATCATGATCCAAAAACATGGCAGGGATATAGAGGCTATTTATATTTATGGTTTTACCGCGATTATAAAAAGGCTATAGCTGATTTTGACGCAACGGATACCTTAACTCCACATTTAGATTATCCCCAAGGGCATAGTGTGTATTTTTGGCGTGGCATAGCCTATTTAGGACTAAAGGACTATGATAATTCCATTGCATATTGGGACAAACATATAACGAAAGAAACCGAGGATACAGGTGAGGATTGGGTAGAACTAGAAGCATTTCTCTACAGGGGAATCGCTTATCATGAATCTGGGAACAGCGAAAAAGCGCTGGAAAATTTTGATAAGGTTATTCATTACTTTAAACAATCGGCGGACGCTAAATATTACAAAGCCCTAGTATTCATGGAGCAACAAAAATATGAAGAAGCTTTGGCCTTAGTCGATGAAGCAATTCTGGACTTTGAACAAGAATTTTATAATAATCGTGCCTACGTAGAAACACTCCGTCAGATTTACAGGCAAGATTTAGAGGAACTTAGGGATGCCATAGTAAAGGGGAATTAA
- a CDS encoding efflux RND transporter permease subunit has product MSKQKKNADKEFALSSWAIDNPSVIFVMIALLLWVGYSAYQSMPREDYPEIVETKIYVSTPYPGNTAEDIERLITDPLEDRLTNVSNVVETTSTSQEDYSIITIEFDEDITVEQAKQKVKDEVDSEKASEDWPTFNGAKVEPNVFDLNLAESFPIMNINFTGDYPVEKLKDFAEYLEEEIENLPQIKEVDIRGAQKKEVEVAVDVYKMMAAKVSFQDVIGAIANGNMTMSAGNLKTSEQRRTIRVLGEIEDPKELNNFVVKSEKGAVYLKDIAKVTFDEEDKTTFAREFGESVVMLDIKKRSGKNTIEATQQIREIVKKAQAEYYPADLNISIANDSSERTLNQVDDLVNSIIFGIILVVTVLMFFLGFRNALFVGFAIPMSMFISFFVLDTLGYVVDGVSFTLNTMVLFGMIMGLGMLVDNGIVVVENVYRLMSEGMSRTEAAKKGIGEIAYPIIISTVTTVAAFVPLGLWPGIFGQFMIYFPVTLSVVLGSSLFVAIFMNSMLVSRYMEIGDKEISKKGLIRTTGILVGLGILILVIGGPVRGLGTVLIFTALLFWAYKYGIKGWANKFQNNVMPRFENWYERRIKHSLRGKNVYWYFGLTVLLLVVTFMLFGLSINSGRTKIEFFPENKPNEIYVYIEYPEGTSIEKTNKITKDIEKRVYEVINRDKYKRDEDYNYLVESAVSQVGEGAGNPQTDGGSASEMPHRGKVTVSMREYKYRNGLDTEELRGSVQEHVTGIYPGVSISVEKNADGPPAGYPVNIELEGKDYDQLISTAEDIRNYINSKNIAFIEELKIDVNKSKPSMQVVVDREKAGELGVAVGQVGNQLRRSLFGEKAGVYKLDGDDYDINVRFNKDLRFDQNALFNQNIIFRDQATGQIKEIPISAVAKQRNSSGFSSIKHRDGNRVVTVYSGLKAGGNPAQVVDEIKREMENFDGIPDSVKVDFTGEIEEQNKQMQFLIGAFFGGLFLIMLILIFQFGSISKPLIIMIAIFLSFIGVFGGLMITGWSFVIMMTMMGIISLAGIVVNNGVVLLDYTQILIDRKKVKLDLEDNDLLSLEEVTKVITEAGKARLRPVILTAITTVLGLIPLAIGLNIDFFSLFSEFDPKIYMGGDNVIFWGPLAWTVIFGLIVATFLTLIIVPVLFNIVYRIKLAVRGTKDREEKTTEDLETAA; this is encoded by the coding sequence ATGAGTAAACAGAAAAAAAACGCTGATAAAGAATTTGCTCTCTCTTCATGGGCGATAGACAACCCCTCTGTCATCTTCGTAATGATAGCCCTTCTCTTATGGGTGGGTTATAGTGCTTACCAATCGATGCCCCGTGAAGATTATCCAGAAATCGTTGAGACCAAGATCTATGTGAGTACGCCCTATCCTGGAAATACAGCTGAGGATATTGAACGTTTAATTACGGACCCACTGGAAGATCGGTTGACAAATGTGAGTAACGTAGTGGAAACGACCTCAACCTCACAAGAAGATTATTCTATAATAACCATAGAATTTGATGAAGACATCACGGTGGAACAGGCCAAACAAAAGGTAAAGGACGAGGTTGACAGCGAAAAAGCGAGCGAGGACTGGCCAACCTTTAACGGAGCCAAAGTGGAACCTAATGTTTTTGACTTGAACCTTGCCGAGTCCTTCCCCATTATGAACATCAATTTTACAGGAGATTATCCCGTTGAAAAACTGAAGGATTTTGCAGAATACCTTGAAGAAGAAATTGAGAATCTACCACAGATTAAAGAAGTAGATATCCGGGGAGCACAAAAGAAAGAAGTGGAAGTGGCTGTTGACGTTTATAAAATGATGGCGGCAAAAGTTAGTTTCCAAGATGTAATCGGAGCTATTGCGAATGGCAATATGACCATGTCCGCGGGTAACCTCAAAACGAGCGAACAGCGAAGAACGATAAGGGTTTTGGGCGAAATTGAAGACCCGAAGGAACTGAACAATTTTGTCGTCAAATCTGAAAAAGGTGCAGTATACCTTAAGGACATTGCCAAAGTAACTTTTGATGAGGAAGATAAAACCACCTTCGCACGGGAGTTCGGTGAAAGTGTGGTTATGTTGGATATCAAAAAACGTTCTGGAAAGAATACGATTGAGGCTACACAGCAAATACGGGAAATCGTAAAAAAAGCGCAAGCCGAATATTATCCTGCCGACTTGAATATATCCATAGCAAACGACTCTTCGGAACGTACATTGAACCAAGTGGATGACTTGGTCAACAGTATTATTTTCGGAATCATTTTGGTAGTAACAGTTCTTATGTTTTTCTTAGGATTTAGGAACGCCTTATTCGTAGGTTTCGCCATACCCATGTCCATGTTCATATCATTCTTTGTACTGGATACTTTGGGTTACGTCGTTGACGGGGTCAGCTTTACGCTGAATACCATGGTCCTTTTTGGGATGATTATGGGTCTGGGCATGTTGGTGGACAACGGTATCGTTGTTGTAGAAAACGTATATCGCTTAATGAGCGAGGGCATGTCCCGCACCGAAGCGGCAAAAAAGGGAATTGGTGAAATCGCCTATCCTATTATTATCTCTACGGTTACCACGGTGGCGGCTTTTGTGCCGTTAGGACTGTGGCCTGGGATTTTTGGTCAGTTCATGATCTATTTTCCCGTAACCTTGTCCGTTGTACTTGGTTCCTCCCTATTCGTGGCCATATTCATGAATTCGATGTTGGTATCCAGATATATGGAAATTGGGGATAAAGAAATCAGTAAAAAAGGACTTATCAGAACTACTGGCATACTAGTGGGTCTTGGTATACTCATTTTAGTTATAGGCGGACCCGTAAGAGGTTTAGGAACCGTGCTTATTTTTACAGCTTTACTGTTTTGGGCCTATAAATACGGTATCAAAGGATGGGCCAATAAGTTTCAAAACAACGTTATGCCTCGCTTTGAAAATTGGTATGAGCGCAGAATAAAACACTCCTTGCGAGGAAAAAACGTTTATTGGTATTTCGGCTTAACGGTGTTGCTTTTGGTAGTTACGTTCATGTTATTTGGTCTATCTATTAACTCTGGCCGTACAAAAATTGAATTCTTCCCTGAGAATAAGCCTAATGAGATTTACGTCTACATAGAATATCCTGAGGGCACGTCCATTGAAAAAACTAATAAAATCACCAAGGATATTGAAAAACGTGTATATGAAGTAATTAACCGCGACAAATACAAAAGAGATGAGGACTATAACTATCTCGTCGAATCAGCGGTATCCCAGGTAGGTGAAGGCGCAGGGAATCCACAAACAGATGGTGGCTCTGCCTCAGAAATGCCACATAGGGGAAAAGTTACAGTATCTATGCGAGAATACAAGTACCGCAACGGATTGGACACCGAAGAACTTAGGGGATCCGTGCAAGAACATGTTACTGGAATATATCCGGGAGTTTCCATTTCCGTAGAAAAAAATGCGGATGGCCCACCAGCAGGGTATCCGGTGAACATAGAACTTGAGGGTAAAGATTACGACCAGTTGATAAGTACCGCAGAGGATATCAGGAATTACATTAACAGTAAGAATATCGCTTTTATTGAGGAATTAAAAATAGACGTTAATAAAAGTAAGCCTTCCATGCAAGTTGTCGTTGATCGCGAGAAAGCGGGGGAATTAGGTGTCGCTGTTGGCCAAGTGGGAAATCAACTAAGGCGCTCACTTTTTGGTGAAAAAGCTGGGGTTTATAAGCTAGATGGTGACGACTACGACATTAATGTTCGCTTTAACAAAGACTTGCGTTTTGACCAGAATGCCCTTTTTAACCAGAATATTATTTTTAGGGATCAGGCCACGGGACAGATTAAGGAGATTCCCATATCTGCCGTTGCCAAGCAAAGAAACTCCTCGGGTTTCAGCTCTATTAAGCATAGGGATGGTAATCGTGTGGTTACGGTCTACTCTGGTTTAAAGGCCGGTGGTAACCCGGCGCAGGTCGTTGATGAAATAAAACGTGAAATGGAAAACTTTGATGGTATTCCAGATTCTGTAAAAGTAGATTTTACGGGAGAAATTGAAGAACAGAACAAACAAATGCAGTTCCTAATCGGTGCCTTTTTTGGAGGACTCTTTTTAATCATGCTCATCTTAATATTCCAATTTGGAAGCATTTCAAAACCATTGATTATCATGATCGCTATCTTTTTGAGCTTCATTGGTGTTTTTGGCGGACTGATGATTACGGGGTGGTCCTTTGTCATTATGATGACCATGATGGGTATCATTTCATTAGCCGGTATTGTGGTGAATAATGGTGTTGTACTGCTGGATTATACACAGATTCTTATCGACCGTAAAAAAGTGAAATTGGATTTAGAGGATAACGATTTATTATCCTTAGAGGAAGTTACAAAAGTCATTACGGAAGCGGGTAAAGCAAGGTTACGCCCTGTTATCCTAACGGCAATTACAACGGTCCTGGGACTTATTCCCTTGGCTATTGGATTAAATATTGATTTCTTTTCCTTATTCTCGGAGTTTGACCCTAAGATTTATATGGGTGGGGACAACGTGATTTTCTGGGGCCCGTTGGCATGGACCGTAATTTTCGGGCTGATTGTAGCCACATTCCTTACCCTCATTATTGTACCCGTTCTATTTAATATCGTATACCGAATTAAATTGGCCGTACGGGGAACAAAGGACAGGGAAGAAAAAACGACGGAAGATTTAGAAACTGCTGCATAG
- the aspS gene encoding aspartate--tRNA ligase — protein MYRSHSCGELRETHINTVVTLSGWVAKTRDKGFVVWVDLRDRYGITQLVFDADRTAAPLLEQARNLGREFVIQVKGKVIERASKNDNIPTGNIEVLVEELQILNESKTPPFTIENDTDGGEDLRMKYRYLDIRRNPVKNNLIFRSKVTMEVRKYLSDQGFIEVETPYLIKSTPEGARDFVVPSRMNEGQFYALPQSPQTFKQLLMVGGMDKYFQIVKCFRDEDLRADRQPEFTQIDCEMAFVEQEDILNAFEGLTRHLLKEIKGIDVASFPRMTYDKAMAKYGNDKPDIRFGMEFGELNAVAQHKDFNVFNSAELVVGIAVPGANTYTRKEIDALVDWVKRPQVGALGMVYCRYNEDGSFKSSVDKFYDQEDLAKWAEATNAKPGDLICVLSGETNKVRAQLSALRMELATRLGLRNANEFAPLWVVDFPLLELDEETGHYHAMHHPFTSPKPGQLELLDSDPGAVRANAYDLVLNGNEIGGGSIRIHDKETQSTMFKHLGFTPEEAKAQFGFLMDAFQYGAPPHGGIAFGLDRLVAILGGQETIRDFIAFPKNNSGRDVMIDAPAPIDEEQLKELNLKLDL, from the coding sequence ATGTATAGAAGCCATTCCTGTGGTGAATTGAGAGAAACACATATAAATACGGTTGTAACCTTGTCTGGATGGGTAGCAAAAACTAGGGATAAAGGTTTTGTGGTATGGGTAGATTTGCGTGACCGGTATGGTATTACGCAACTTGTGTTTGATGCGGATAGAACCGCTGCCCCTCTTTTGGAACAAGCAAGAAACCTGGGACGCGAATTTGTTATCCAAGTAAAGGGTAAGGTCATTGAAAGAGCCTCAAAAAATGATAATATCCCTACTGGGAATATAGAAGTATTGGTGGAGGAACTACAGATTTTGAACGAATCCAAGACACCTCCTTTTACCATTGAAAATGATACGGATGGCGGTGAAGATTTGCGTATGAAGTACCGCTATTTGGACATTCGTAGAAATCCGGTAAAAAACAACCTTATCTTCCGGAGTAAAGTAACCATGGAGGTTAGAAAATATCTTTCTGATCAAGGTTTTATTGAGGTAGAAACACCCTATCTTATTAAATCCACCCCAGAGGGTGCACGGGACTTTGTAGTACCCAGTCGTATGAACGAGGGGCAGTTCTACGCCCTTCCCCAATCCCCGCAGACCTTCAAACAATTATTGATGGTGGGCGGCATGGATAAATATTTTCAAATCGTAAAATGTTTTAGGGACGAGGACCTTAGAGCTGATAGACAACCTGAGTTCACCCAAATAGACTGCGAAATGGCCTTTGTGGAGCAGGAGGATATCCTGAATGCCTTTGAGGGTCTGACCAGGCACTTGCTTAAGGAAATTAAGGGAATCGATGTTGCTTCTTTTCCAAGAATGACCTATGATAAAGCCATGGCAAAATATGGTAACGATAAGCCAGACATCCGTTTTGGAATGGAATTCGGAGAGCTCAACGCCGTGGCCCAGCATAAAGATTTCAACGTTTTTAACTCGGCCGAGCTTGTTGTAGGTATAGCAGTTCCCGGAGCCAATACCTATACTAGAAAAGAAATTGATGCGCTAGTGGATTGGGTAAAGCGTCCGCAAGTAGGAGCTTTGGGCATGGTTTATTGCAGGTACAACGAGGATGGTAGTTTTAAATCTTCCGTAGATAAATTTTACGACCAAGAGGATTTGGCCAAATGGGCGGAAGCCACGAACGCCAAGCCAGGCGACCTAATTTGTGTGCTTTCTGGGGAAACCAATAAAGTACGGGCACAATTAAGTGCTTTGCGTATGGAACTGGCCACAAGGCTTGGCTTACGTAATGCCAATGAATTCGCTCCTTTATGGGTCGTGGATTTCCCATTGTTGGAGCTGGACGAAGAAACGGGTCACTACCACGCCATGCACCATCCTTTTACATCTCCAAAACCGGGACAATTGGAATTACTGGATTCAGACCCAGGTGCTGTACGTGCTAACGCCTATGACTTGGTTTTGAACGGCAATGAAATTGGAGGTGGCTCAATCCGTATTCACGATAAAGAGACGCAGTCAACCATGTTCAAGCATTTAGGTTTTACTCCGGAAGAAGCAAAAGCACAATTCGGCTTTTTAATGGATGCTTTTCAGTATGGAGCACCACCACATGGCGGAATCGCCTTTGGATTAGATCGTTTGGTCGCAATTCTTGGGGGGCAGGAAACCATCCGTGATTTTATAGCTTTCCCGAAAAACAATAGTGGTAGAGATGTGATGATTGATGCTCCTGCCCCTATTGATGAGGAACAGCTAAAGGAACTGAATCTGAAGTTGGATTTATAA